The Syngnathus acus chromosome 12, fSynAcu1.2, whole genome shotgun sequence genome contains the following window.
ATCTAAATCCGACGTTTCCCACAAGAAAGAAGCTCCCAAACCCAGGTCACCCAAAGTCATCGAGAGTGACCTCTTACGTACATTCCGGTCCATGTCCGATTTGGAAATTGGCATTTATTCCTTAGTGGGTGTGCTGTGTATCGCTATCTTTGGGTTTTTGCTTAATTGTGCTTTACACAGACTCTGTTACCGAAATCACAAGACCCCTATAAAAGCAGGACCGACACCCGGCGGGGACGCAAAAGATCATAAGCATGACTGGGTGTGGTTAGGGAGCAACAATCCGCAATCCGGACCCCCTAAAACATCAACGCTGACCCGCCGCTCGACCGATCCCAAGGGCCACCGCGGCACGGATAGCACCCTACCCACCGCGGGTCCCGCCGTCGCCAGCGTTCCCGAAAGAACTGCCACCTTGGGCCGCAACAGAACCGGCTCCCAACAACAGCTTCACAGAAAAGTCGTCGACCCAATGGCGAACCGTTCGGCCACCTTGCTCGCCAGGCCTCACCGGAACGAGCCTCTCCACTCGCCAACTAGTAAGAGGAACCAGGTCCAGTTCACCACCTTCACCACATTGGACATCAAACACTTGGCTGCGCTGAAGAGGAACGGCGTGGACTTTAACTGGACCGACCAGCAGCAAGAGCAGGCGCCCCCGGCTGAGCCACAGTTGCCACTACCTGACATGCCGTGGCCGGTCGTCAAACCCCATGGAGACCCCCAGTGAGTTTTTCGGGGTGTTCCGACCAAATCCACAGAACAGTTTAGCTTAAGATATGCTAACCATCGGGCTAACACGCTACCCCATGAAATATATGATATATGAAACATCTGTAAATATtggtgcacttttttttacaagtgctgtaatgtaatttattatttttaccttGTTTTTATAGTCCCTAGCACTCGTGCGGACTTTGTGCAATTGGTCAGAAAATATGCAACATTTGTTATGTTAATTTTAGCAATCTGTCACAGCTGCATCCAGTGATATTTATGGAAATGAAAGTATGTTATGCAAATATAATCTTTGCCGAGTTTTGTAATTAATTTGGGGATAAGTTATTTCCCGTTGTTTTTCCCTGGCGGCACTGAAGATATTGTAGGTAATGGTTATTGTCTAACCTTCTCGTGTCTAGAATGGAAgcaataaatattcaacagattttatatgtacatataaatatatcaTGATGCCTTTTATACGTAGCCTCCCATTAGTCTGATAAAAAGATTTTGcccaaaaaatgacaagtaGATGTACAGTATTAGTTGAAGTGAAATttgctttcattcatttattgttttaaaagcTTTTCAATAGCGGAGTCATTCGCATGAAAGCCGCGTCGTGAATGATTTGGATTATCGACTAAAGCCCGTGCGATGAATCAGTGGGATTTGATTATTTAATTACTATCGAATGGGATTTAAGGATGATGTCATAATTCAGTGAAATGTACTTTGCCAATATTAAATCTGCACAGAGGAGCGACACTGGAGGAAATTACTACAGGCAGGCGCTGCATTGGCGTTATTGATACtcccccttttcttttttagccCAACTGTAATATAACATTCAAATCGGGATACATTTTTACgatattttatgtttatatCTTTGTATGTAATAAAGATATATGAATTTAAACactgttgaattttttattatccCCCACAGGTAAACAAGAGCAAGACAGAGAAGTAACATTTTCCAGTATGTTTGCTTTGTTATGGTCTTATTTCATACctattttatgttgtttttgtaactTTTGGTGCTTTCCATCAGAGTGACTCACACACTTGACTTGTTTGGCCCTTATGCAACCTTGGTTTCATCAGACATAATAAAAACCTAAAcagaattgaaaatgtgttttaaccAAGTTTTAATTTTGCCACTAAAAAATCCAAACCACAGACGTAACAGTTAAAAAGGTAAGCAAGATATTTAAGTTCAAACAGCATGTTGGTATCATCGCAGAAGAATCTCTAATCTGGAGCATCAGCTCCCCTATTGACAGATTTAAAGGATTGGGGTCATTGTATTGCTGGATTAGAGATGCATTAATGGAGCCTCTCTTTACGGACGTTTCCGGATGATATGACCCAGGAGAGGTCACGTGACCACGAGGAACAGGCATGTTTATTTACTGCATGGACTCTTCTCAGTGACATGACGGGTAAAGCGCCGGAGAAACATCCCGAGTGCACGCACAACATCTGTTCGAAGCCACTTTGCACGCAACATGAGGCTGATCTTTTGCGAGTCTCATTTATATCAAACATGGCCATCAGCAATAACTCCACATCAACGCATTCTCACCCCAAGCGCGAGTGCACTACATCATGTTGCTGTCAAAGCCGTCGGGATGCTGCCAGTGAATTATTCACGACCGGGTGACTCGCTGAGtggatcatttgaaaatgtcatggCAGGAAAAGCACAGGTATAATTGATAGCAGGcatcctgtttgtgtgtgcaagttTCATGAAGAGCCCTTTCCACTCAAGGCTGCTTGGATTTTGCTTCACAGTGGGAAGTGCATGTCGAACTTTGCTACTTCTAACCCAAGTGCATGGAAGCGAGCCACTTATTGGAAGTTTCATGATGGGAGGAAAAGGCAAAATAAAGTGCTGGCAGGATCAAatgaagtcaaacaaaaactAGGAAACGTGAGCAAGACCGCAACGCAGAGAAAACTTACAATAACAAATCGAAAGCAGCGAGGtcaataccgtattttccgcactgtaAGGCGCATCTAAAAAcgtcaaattttctcaaaagccgacagtgcgccttataatcaggtgcgccttatatatggaccaataatgagccactacagcaggcgtgtccaaagtccagcccgcgggccaaatgtatatatcttatatatggacaaagttttaaaatgggccattcactgaaggtgcgccttataatccagtgcgccttatatatggacaaagttttaaaatgggccattcattgaaggtgcgccttataatccggtgcgccttatagtgcagaaaatacggtaactaaCTGATGAGGTGACTAGCAATACCTGGACAAGACACAAGATTGGAAGAAGCTGATTGGGTAACACCAGAAAGGTGAGATCAGGTGGACACAAGAATCTAACAAGACACAAGGAAAACATGAAACGGAATTCTGAATCAAACTAAATTAACTATGAGGAAACAATTCTCATTTAAAGTGTAGGTGATGTCATCGTCTATAAATGTATTCATAtctgtcaaaaaaataataatcggACAAAAAAGCTTTATTTGGAAGTCCACATGTTCACCACATGCTTCCATCTGGCACCGTCTGGACGCGATTGGTGCGCTGCTTGCGCCATTTTATGCAAGACAAGGACAGCTcttctgttgtttttgagATATGCCATTTGAGCATATCGGCGTTATTGTGTAGGACAGGTTGCGGCGATCAAACAGCGGCATGCTTGCGCCCAGCAGGTGGTTGACTTCTGCTTTCATCTGACAACCCGTAGATAGTCTACTATGGGGATTCATGTGACACTATCAAATGGGGCCACCCTGAGTTCAGTGGCGGTAAACTGTCATTGCACAGTGTTGCGTTGGAAATTGGGAGGCGaaagtgttttcattttcttgccaTTATTTCTGTCCCTTCATCCTGTCAATGTAAAAAGTTTTGCAAGCGTCTGTTTAATCCTAAAATTCTTGCCAAGTCCTACAATGTCGAAATATATTGACAAAAATTTCTTCCTCCATCTGTTCAAATCCAACAACCAGgagcttgatttgttttgctaaTAGATTCTCACTGGGAGTTGGCTCAACTTTTTTGAACAAGCAGATGCTATCTGTCATTTTTGCAGACACTCGAAGAACGACGTCGATTCATTTTGGACAACTGGTAAGTTGTCGAGACTCGACTGGTCCCCGGATAATTGGCGACGTTTGAATATCTaggctgtttttctttcttttttgcaatttgcatttcaatAAACTTGGGTTCTCTTTGTTGGAGAGAATGAAGTAAAAGGTTTTTGACACAATGGCAGAGGTGCAAATCAATGTTTAAATGGCAGAGTGAGCACTAAAGAAAATAGTCACCGCTAACATAATGAACATGCCACATTAACACCCCCCTACCAACATACAAATCACACGAGAAAAAATGGATTCTTTTTCACGTTTGAGCTAAAAAGACTCAAAAACACTGCCGGGATTTGTCAGAGCGCTCTTTGGATGCCCGGCTGCGAGGAGGCTGCTGTATTGATTTGGAGCAAGAAGCATCCGGTGCcatgaaaaatacaatgtCCTCCCTTTCATTTTAGTGGTAATGTTACTTGTCACCTCTCATAGCCAGACTATAATTTGATAAATCAATAAGGGAACATCAAGACGAGTAGGCTTGACAttttggagggggaggggacaCCCGCCATCGGATCAATTTTGAACGGAACATTAAACACAGAGCCTCTTTGCTCTCAATGCGCAAAAGGGACATGGACACAacgtgcacacttgtgcaaccacatttggttattattattatttaaaaagtcaattgagCTGTACAATTCttcataaaattatttatctTGGTGTCATTTCCCAAACTGTCCAATCGTTGttggtgttccacagggttcaatTTCGAGGCCCTTACTGTTTTGTACTTTCTTTCACTGACGACAATCAGATTGATATTCTTTTTGTCCTGTGTGGAGGAAAATAAAGTCTGCATGGCACACAACATCTTGAACTTCAAGTGGGTCCCACTCTTGTACATTTCAACCTGTTAACTTGCACCTCCTCGCGATTACAGTCtcaaatttgtgttttaaattgaacattttcttttaaataactatctaAACTGTCATAACTACACACAGGAATACTTGAGGAATACACCACAGAATTCAATGAAATGAGAGAATGCATATGAGATCTTGTCACTTTGCAGTTCTTCCACAGCAGGAACGCAGACGACTTGTTTGCGAAAAAATCcttgtttgagaaaaaaaaaaagctcaaacaTTTCCTCTATCTCAAGAGACCTCATTCTTATGACTGTGTGCACATCTTCCTGTTGGCATTGTTTATCCTTTTTATCCTTTACAcagtcggaaaaaaaaaaagacaagccaATAATTTCTGATCCGCaactgcaaacacaaacacacgcaaacaccTACTTaacagaaagaaatgttatCCTTGCCATAGTTTGTGTAGGAAGCATCAACATCCTTCTTTGTTGTTTGGGAATATTTACGATGAAGCAGAATTATATACACATTCCACCTGAAAGggaatttttaaattgtttgcaTACAAATACAGCAACCAGGCTAAAGGGTAAACAGAAtatttgcacaaaatgagaCTTCTGGTCGAAAAACATAACTGGCCACagtatgaaataagataacaGAAAACAGTGAGATaaaaaatgtccttcaagattttcttttccagttTGCAGCTTTGTTAGATTGAAGTGAAGCTTACTGACAGTGTTATCTTTGAGAGTCTTTTTGCGTTTGGAACAAAAACTGAACAGACTGAAACTGGAAAAACAGCAGGGGTGAAAAACAGGTGCTTCTAATCAACTGAGCCGTCAGGTAAACAAAGTCCTCGGAGCTAGCTTGTTTATCTGCTGGTTGATGAGAAGCACGTGCGGCGAAAACCAAACTGCGGCATGGCTTCCTACTTTCTGGAATCTGATTTTTTGATTATAAACGCATGATCGTATAAGTCTTGTTCCGAAACTTTCTGTTAGTGTGACATTGTGTCGAAAATACCGACACACTCACAAGTCctcgttattattattattattactacacAAGGGGATCCAGAATACATATCATTACCCCTCCCGGACTCCCCAAAGACACTAGAAAAGACAGaagtagaaataaaaatatcatcaGCGATAATGTAAGCAGAAATGTGTTGGTGGAGGGAGCGTGCCGAAATATGTTTGGAAACAACTGGAGCTAAAAATGACTTGCGTTCTCATTATAATGAACGACGATTATTGTGGAATTACACTGTTTTCAACTCTGGtggttaaaaatgacaaatgtgctTCTACTTCTTCATAGTAAAGCGTGTAGTTCGTTTTGGAGCGTCCACTTTAATTAGCGTTCCTTGTCCGATGGGTTCAGGAGTGTTGGTATGGCAACCGCAGGGAAAATCAGCGGGGTGCCGGCAGAGTTTGTTGTGGTGACGGGCGTCTGACTCATTATAACTGATGAGTTGTCAGGGCGTTGACTACCTGCCATTTTCAGGATGAAGGTCTGAGCACAAGTGGAGGAAGGTTAATGCTGAATGGGGGGCTGTTTCGGACAGAAACACTGTCAACCCAagttcagacttttttttttacctactTTGTTCAGTCCTTGCGTTGATTTCACCTCAATGTTACATGAGTTGCATGGAAAATGCCACATTAACATGGAATAAGATGGAAATCTCAAATTAGTTTGCCCTTTGACGAAGAagacctgctctttgatagtctgcAAGGAAACTAATTATCTGTGAAGGTTACATGAGTTTCAAGCATTTGTCCTTATGGTTAACTTATTTCCAAATATTAATTTAACATTATTCCgacctttcttcttttttttaaataatttcttcctacaaataaaacattttcatgtgGAATATCCTGagggaaaaaatggacagtttTCTGACGAAGAAGAATTTTCCCGTCAAACAACCCAAAATACAAGCGGACAGCCTGATAAATTATAGCTAGACCAATGAATCACATATCAGTGTGACAGAGAGAAGTCACCTTCAGACACAATTCATTTAGGAAGGACCATCTTGACGCACGCGTGACAGGATGAGTGACGAGGCCACGTTTCACAGTTAGCgattgtttgtttattcactgtcatgactattttttttttttttccaggcgtCCAAAATGTCACATATAGTTCTTTAAGTGTGTAACTTGGGCCACACAGATGGTACAGACTTCTTATAAATAAGAGATTGTCTATGATGCTCTAAATCAtaatccgttttttttttttttttttttattgacgtaAAATGCGTCAAATTAGTTGACTTCTATTGAGTGACGCAACGGAATCAAAAGGGGAATCGTTATCTAAAGggcaaaaaacacaattcaaaCATACAGAGGCCAACCCAAAACTAATTTTTACAATACCATACTGACATGTGCCCAAGGATATTCCGTATCTACACACCTTCATTCCAGTTACCAGATCCAACACACATTCCTCCATAACATCATGCATTGATCTGGTTTCTggtaacaaagaaaaaaagaagaaaaaaaaagaaatgtatttatacaAATTGTTACTATACATATAATCTCGCTAAATAAAACTTTGCATTTATATAGCAGGTAGAAAATCCCTCCAAGAATCTATAATTGGCGTTTTGCAGTACAGGGCATACAGCAACTCTGCAATAGCAAGCAGAGCACAAACAATATAGTACAATTAAAAGTTTGATGAtatcaaaaataaagaaagcaaATTACAAGACGCACAGAATATGAAACGGAACCTCAATTAAATACAAAGAACGTACATTTAAGTTAAGCAACAATATCAAGatcacattttgtctttttgttgtggTGCTGCGGCGAATAATTTATCGCGGTCGCTCGCTTTTGAGTTTCTTAGTGCCGTCGCGGGTCTAAAGTTCCGGTCTGGTGCGGGGAAAGAAGAACCAATGTTTGGTTTCTTCCTCACCTTATTTCCTTTGACTTCCCTTCATCATTCCGAAGGCATTCGGGTGAGTTTCACTTTTAAGTTCTCGGAATGGACGACCGGCTTTCAGGCAATGTTCTTGATGGCGTTCTCGTTTAACTTTTCCATGTAGTTCCTAAGATCCTTGGAGTCCCCAAGCTCAATGTCCGGACAAACCCACTTGATCTCACTGGTTTGCATTAATGCTAACGGGCTCAGCACGGGACATCCGTTACTGGATTTGATGTTGGAAAAAGTAGTGAATTTCACTCGCTTTCTCTTGGTGGTAGGGGAATTGAGCGACTCGCTTCTGGGATCCCGACCTCCGCCTGGATGCTGGGCGCCGCCGTTCAATAATTGGCTACCTTCCTCGGGGGTGCAGCCCTGCTCGTCCAGTTGCTGTCGCTGCAGGCAGAGGCCCTCCTCTTGGCCCAACCAGACCCAATCGTGGGAATGGGGCATGGTCTCCGGAGCCTCGAGAGACAGATGCTTGCTTCGATATTTATACGTGTAAGAGATGCAGTTGATGAGGAATACAAGGATGGCCAGGCAGAAGACTCCCAACAGGGCGTACATTCCGATCTCCAGGTCGGTCATGGCTCTTCGGGTGGGCAGATCATCATCGGTGCTGCGACTACGTGGATGCTCCACCTGGTCCGGATAGTCTGAGAAGTCACTTTGGATTTTCCCCCCAGTGTCTGCAGACAGACGACCCCCATTGGCTCTCACCGGGACGTGACCTCTAATGGTAGTAGCTCCACGGTTAACCAAGCCGGTTTCCATGTCCGAGATCGATCCGCCGTAATAAGGCGTATCGGGCCGTGTGGGTCGCTCACCTGAACGTTTATAGAGCTCCTCGGGTCCTCCGAACCTCACCTGTACGTTGGCCATCCCGGTGGCAATACTGGCACGCTTCTTTCCATTCTGGCAAGTGTCGGACATGCTCATTTCAACACGTACAAGCAAACCTTGACCTTCGCCCTTCGCCACGATGACCGGCCACCTCCACGCTGCGTTACGCTGGGCTACCACCACCCGCTCGTCCAGCGAGGTGGCTGTCAGGGTGAAATGGGCCGGGTTGTAATTCTCCAGTGGAGTCATGGAACCATCGCTAAACTGTAGCCAGGCGCTGATGAAGGACTCCTAGGGAAATAATATGGACAGTTCATTTTATATGAtcagattgattttttttcttccatttttatccatcttaCGTTACATGGAAGcaaaacgtaaaaaaaaaaaaaaaaagggaactgTTTGGTCTGAACCCTCACCAAGGCTTCGGTAACCCAGTATGCAAACAAACCCTGAAAATAACTCTGAAAAACAATCATATGCacattgcttaaaaaaaaaacacaaggaaAGGGGAAATAGTGAATTGCAAGTGCATCCTAATTATATGAGAGAGAAGGAAATCGGAGAAAATATCTCCTCAAGACATATCCTTTTCTCTCTAAGGGCAAAGTCAGTTGCCTCGTGCCATTTGAAATGATAATGATCACAATAACAGAGATGTTCACTGATTGTATATGCAAATCAAAGGGCCCCAATGTAAAGTTAATcatgagaataaaaaaaaaaataacgcaGCTTTAATTATCTCCACCACTTGAACTTATCTAAACATAAAGTGGCGATACGGTGCAtactcataaaaaaaacaaaaaggggtGCTTACCTGTTGGGCTGCTTCAATGACTTCCTGCGTGCTTGCGGTGGCGACAATGGCGCTGTTGCTCCCCGGGCTGAGGTGCAGCGACAAGGAGAGTCCAGAAACCAACTGGACCCCCAGTTCTGTCACACTCACTTTGTCATCCAGCACCTTGACCGTCCTCTCGCCCAGGACCAACGAGGTCAGAGGAGACAGTACCTGCAAAACAACACTTGCTTAGTTTGGGAGTAGGGTTAtcgaacaaaaacaaaagcacactACCTGTATTTTGGTCATTCCGGCGCTTCGTCCAATCACGACTTGACCCTCCCACAGTTGCGCAATCTTCGGGTCGTCCACCCTGAGTGAGTCCTTCACCAGTTGCGTCACATCCACCTGCCAGTCACTGCCTAGCAGGAAGTTCTGCTGACCTTGCTCATCGTCCTCAGTCGTGTCTTCTTCATTTTCCGAGACAAAATGGGTAAGAACTTGCAGTTTGCTGCTCTGGTACTGAGGCACACAGGAGTTTTCCGTCTTGTCCTCAGCGGCAGTGTCCTCGTCATACCTGAAGCAAGAGCGAGTTTACATTAAGCATAATCTACTAAAGGTTGTTTTCCGAGGGGTCAACGTCCTTTTGGTTTctgtgacattattataaCTAAAGCCTCTCTGATCTGTCGTGGCGCTCGCTGGATTCCTGACCGCCCAAATAGTCCAAAAGAAAGCAACCTGCTGCTGTGCTTGCATTCTCATTTTGTTCTAAAGGGCACCTAATATTTTGCAATTTCTCTGCCATTTATTCCGCCCCTGGCATGTACCCTTTGGAAGAcggaattattttatttttacaaaggcAAACATGGTGTTCCTTGATACAATTTTCTTGTCTATTCTTTCTGTTTATAAAGACTAGTTTTTGTAATCTCAAATGCCCACATTGGCCTTTTATGTAACTGTCTAACACAATCTACAGCTTTAGCATAAATACGTAAAAATACGTACCGTATTCCGTTTTTTTCGGCACTTAAAAATCTttgaatttaaatatttgtcaaattgAAGTTAAAATTTGACCCATTTACTGTCCTGGTTTGTTTCCCTTCATGTGCACGAATGCACTGTATAAACtggaaaaatacggtaaatattAGTTTAAAATTACGCAAAAGGTAAAATTATGGTTCTGCCTGCAATCCGGTGGTCCAAGAGGGGGGTGGGGTAttggcgaggggggggggaaggggtGCTGATGTCGGGGGGGGTGACAGTTTCCATTAAGTCTAACGAGTCACAGCCATTTGAGCAGACCAACAGGCTGACAGGTTAACATGCTGCTGTCCTATCGCTTGGCTTAACTCCGATAACGGGCTCGACAGTCGAAAATGAATTCAGAGTAATGCCTGAGGTCAGGTCATGTTGAGGGGTGATGAATAGATGATCAAAGATTCCGACGGTTAAATGAGACAGTTGTGAACATAAGGTCGACGCTTTTCCATATGCGACGTGAGATGATCTGTTATCAACGCATCTGTTATCGTATGCATCCTCAATGCTATGATGTAATCCCCGATCAGCCTTAGGCAAAGGAGGGTGGGGAATGGGAGGGGGTGTATTTGTGTTAGAGTGCCCCCTAGTGGAGTCTGCAGAAATTAGGAAAAGCAATATAATGGGACATTAAGAACAAAATTATGATTTGCTACCCACAAATACGACAAATCTTATTTTCAAAGTGGTCCATCtaaactgaaatgaaaatacaaataaattgacGAAAATTTTTAGAAACACATAAATCTGTGTCCCAAGGATTAAGAACACGTCTGACCGTCTTTGTCCGGTAGCGACGGGCACCCTCCATCCTTTGACTTGATTGAGTTCCGGGTCGGCCACGTCGATGAGTAAAGGGAGGCGGGGCATCCACACGCTCATCTCCAGTTGTGCGCTCAGGAAACTGTAGGTGAAGTTGAGCATCACCTTGTTCTTTCCTCGCGTTTCTTTCCCGTTCACATACACGTAGTCGCATCTCTCGGACACCTGTGGGGAAGAcgaaaaaaaatttaaatgatgGAATCTGGCCAAGACAagaaagtgacaaaaaaacaatattacaGTTTGCAATCTACGACTTTGTGAAATGGATTTCTCgagcatgtgtttgtgtttgtgtagcaAGAACGATGACTACGATCCAACGCAGCAGAtggagctggaaaaaaaaccaaccccCAGACGTGTCTGATCCAactagaaagaaaaacataagcTCAAGCTAAATTGGTGAATGGTAGAATGAATTCGAACTACAACCAAGTGGGCTGATGTTCTTAGATGCGCTTCCAATATGGAgacaaaataacacacaaCATCATAGATGTCTTTCTTCCTTCTCTTCAAAACACCAGAATCTCCTCATCAGGCGTTCCAATCAAATACTTAACAATCtgtccaacaaaaaaaattacatttgtcatttcatttcaaacaccGGCATCATAGTTtggacaacacacacaaatgtttggAACAAATAAGACTCAGTGTGTCATCTGACTTCTTTGCATACAACTTGGCAGAATGATTCGGCGACGGTGTCAAAACATGAGAGAATAAAACTGACACCTTGGGTTCCAACCCACTGTTTTGGATGTTGAGTTCCTGACAAAATGATTACCGTgcttaaaacaaaacagactttCATCGTattgaaaattgacaatttgacTGTTAAAATGATAAACGTGTCATATGAGGACTACTGGAGACTTTAGCTACTGTAGAATGGTTTTGTTGCACGCATTTAATTTTATGAATTTTTGGGGGATCTGAAAAGCGGCTTGACTGACTAAACTAGTCCGTATGTGTATTTCACCAAAGTTAAATTTTAGGCAAATTTCactttgaataaaaacacaacatgctTACCCGCTAGATCAATATTTGACTTAATCATTTGATTCAACACGTATCTTCCACCGGCAATTCGATTTCCAGTCCCTCAGAGCAATGAACTCAATGCAATTGATCCACCGATATGACTTAAGTATGCGAGGGAGATTTTAAATGAAGCGAAGTCACTGTCATTGTGTGTAGTGTTACACTTAAGTAGATGATTAAAACCCGCAAGAAAGCTGATGTGTCACTCCGATAGGCTGAATAGTAACTCCTTGAAATCAGCCAAGGCTGTGGCCtgacttttttgttaaataaaatatatttaactaatgtaataataaataaattgataaacaaacaatcattaaaattataaaaaatatataattaacaaataaaataaataaataaatatttataaacaaaaaagaaagaaagaaagaaagaaagaaagaaagaaagaaagaaagaacaccCTGCTTACCTTGATAACTTGCTCATCGGTTGACCTGCATTCCACCGACTCGGTTACATCCGACACCGCCCCGTCCGTTCCCACGGTGACGACCTTTACGGGCACGGCGACCGTTCGACCGGTGAGGACGGCTGTGTTAAGGATTTCGGTGTCctacaaaatgaaacagaaatattcacattttattgctcttgtcattttatAAAGTGTATTGCATGCTTATTGTGTCTCATCGGCCTAATCACCCTCCGGAATGTGAGCCTAGTCTTTCTGCAGTAATCAGCAGGAGCCAATttcaaattataaaaaaaacctaaacAATTATAGTTCCTGTCAAACGGCGTTCATTTCAGCGATATCACAAGATGCATTAACAAGCGAAAAGCATTAAAGAGGTGGAATGAGATAATGAGATCAATTAAGACAATGGCGTTAATCCTTGAGCCGCCGGCGCGACGCTAGCGGAAGATCGGCGTTGCTCATCGCGGCTCACTTTCACTAAAAGTCTTCTAAAAAGGAAATGGAATAATTCTGACAGCAGTG
Protein-coding sequences here:
- the si:dkey-112m2.1 gene encoding transmembrane protein 132C isoform X1, encoding MELLRCVGLAALLCTVVDSKAIPEGLQRYNPMPIYLPVSYRILNAESAFFLQEANQDLMRNSSLQARTESFFVHQARQMPFVNASYGPLSVQQPVPLEMLQTQPGPFNLPTFTSVPTSPSLLPLFTFNWKVHTYIINERIHPSWPKVQVLFYIAGRDWDDYSAIRKLPCIRMFAFHETQEVRGTCRLKGELGICVAELQPLASWFSPPTVRPGRQRTSEQAQGTSVELYYMVQPTNTGDCNAEDSRKGSGFRTEQHGPRGYSAGHTPMQRIGSVRLFQPLSELKLDNNFLVMVASKPIRQRETLSAFLALSTLSSVQIFTLRVKLRDGVAFLGARASNPVSWTVSQDVRSEGHRVVTLHCRRKENSFGQRGEAAGYQRVLQVDLEVNGLMVPEGGREVTWQVEYPLTRTQTSEVQTLIRLAPQDLGGIVPLAMDTEILNTAVLTGRTVAVPVKVVTVGTDGAVSDVTESVECRSTDEQVIKVSERCDYVYVNGKETRGKNKVMLNFTYSFLSAQLEMSVWMPRLPLLIDVADPELNQVKGWRVPVATGQRRYDEDTAAEDKTENSCVPQYQSSKLQVLTHFVSENEEDTTEDDEQGQQNFLLGSDWQVDVTQLVKDSLRVDDPKIAQLWEGQVVIGRSAGMTKIQVLSPLTSLVLGERTVKVLDDKVSVTELGVQLVSGLSLSLHLSPGSNSAIVATASTQEVIEAAQQESFISAWLQFSDGSMTPLENYNPAHFTLTATSLDERVVVAQRNAAWRWPVIVAKGEGQGLLVRVEMSMSDTCQNGKKRASIATGMANVQVRFGGPEELYKRSGERPTRPDTPYYGGSISDMETGLVNRGATTIRGHVPVRANGGRLSADTGGKIQSDFSDYPDQVEHPRSRSTDDDLPTRRAMTDLEIGMYALLGVFCLAILVFLINCISYTYKYRSKHLSLEAPETMPHSHDWVWLGQEEGLCLQRQQLDEQGCTPEEGSQLLNGGAQHPGGGRDPRSESLNSPTTKRKRVKFTTFSNIKSSNGCPVLSPLALMQTSEIKWVCPDIELGDSKDLRNYMEKLNENAIKNIA
- the si:dkey-112m2.1 gene encoding transmembrane protein 132C isoform X2, producing the protein MRNSSLQARTESFFVHQARQMPFVNASYGPLSVQQPVPLEMLQTQPGPFNLPTFTSVPTSPSLLPLFTFNWKVHTYIINERIHPSWPKVQVLFYIAGRDWDDYSAIRKLPCIRMFAFHETQEVRGTCRLKGELGICVAELQPLASWFSPPTVRPGRQRTSEQAQGTSVELYYMVQPTNTGDCNAEDSRKGSGFRTEQHGPRGYSAGHTPMQRIGSVRLFQPLSELKLDNNFLVMVASKPIRQRETLSAFLALSTLSSVQIFTLRVKLRDGVAFLGARASNPVSWTVSQDVRSEGHRVVTLHCRRKENSFGQRGEAAGYQRVLQVDLEVNGLMVPEGGREVTWQVEYPLTRTQTSEVQTLIRLAPQDLGGIVPLAMDTEILNTAVLTGRTVAVPVKVVTVGTDGAVSDVTESVECRSTDEQVIKVSERCDYVYVNGKETRGKNKVMLNFTYSFLSAQLEMSVWMPRLPLLIDVADPELNQVKGWRVPVATGQRRYDEDTAAEDKTENSCVPQYQSSKLQVLTHFVSENEEDTTEDDEQGQQNFLLGSDWQVDVTQLVKDSLRVDDPKIAQLWEGQVVIGRSAGMTKIQVLSPLTSLVLGERTVKVLDDKVSVTELGVQLVSGLSLSLHLSPGSNSAIVATASTQEVIEAAQQESFISAWLQFSDGSMTPLENYNPAHFTLTATSLDERVVVAQRNAAWRWPVIVAKGEGQGLLVRVEMSMSDTCQNGKKRASIATGMANVQVRFGGPEELYKRSGERPTRPDTPYYGGSISDMETGLVNRGATTIRGHVPVRANGGRLSADTGGKIQSDFSDYPDQVEHPRSRSTDDDLPTRRAMTDLEIGMYALLGVFCLAILVFLINCISYTYKYRSKHLSLEAPETMPHSHDWVWLGQEEGLCLQRQQLDEQGCTPEEGSQLLNGGAQHPGGGRDPRSESLNSPTTKRKRVKFTTFSNIKSSNGCPVLSPLALMQTSEIKWVCPDIELGDSKDLRNYMEKLNENAIKNIA